The stretch of DNA AAGTATTATCAGACAGAGGACTAGCTGAAAGAGTAGACTTTGATAAAATCGACGTTGCTCCAGAAGAAAGAGAAAGAGGAATAACTATCAATACAGCTCACATAGAGTATACAACAGAAAAAAGACACTATGCACACGTTGACTGTCCAGGACATGCTGACTATGTAAAAAACATGATTACAGGAGCAGCTCAAATGGACGGAGCAATCCTAGTTGTATCAGCAGCTGATGGACCAATGCCTCAAACAAGAGAACACATACTATTATCAAGACAAGTTGGAGTACCATACATCGTAGTATACTTAAATAAAGCAGATATGGTTGATGACGAAGAATTATTAGAATTAGTAGAAATGGAAGTAAGAGAATTATTAACTGAATATGGATTCCCAGGAGATGAAGTACCAGTAATAGTTGGATCATCATTAGGAGCATTAAACGGAGAACAAAAATGGGTAGATCAAATAATGGCATTAATGGATGCAGTAGATAGCTACATTCCAGCGCCAGAAAGAACAATAGACAAACCATTCTTAATGCCAATCGAAGACGTATTCACAATAACAGGAAGAGGAACTGTTGTAACAGGAAGAGTAGAAAGAGGAATCATTAAAGTTGGAGAAGAAGTAGAAATAATCGGAATCAAACCAACAGCAAAAACAACAGTAACTGGAGTAGAAATGTTCAGAAAACTTCTTGATCAAGGAGAAGCAGGAGATAACATTGGAGCATTATTAAGAGGAACTAAGAAAGAAGAAGTAGAAAGAGGACAAGTATTAGCAAAACCAGGAACAATAACTCCACATACAGAATTTAAAGGAGAAATCTACGTATTAACAAAAGAAGAAGGAGGAAGACATACTCCATTCTTTACAGGATATAGACCACAATTCTACTTCAGAACAACAGATATAACAGGAGCAGTAAACTTACCAGAAGGAGTAGAAATGGTAATGCCAGGAGACAACATCACAGTAACAGTAAACTTAATTCACCCAATCGCAATGGAACCAGGATTAAGATTCGCAATCAGAGAAGGTGGAAGAACAGTAGCATCAGGAGTTGTTTCAGAAATCATCAAATAATAATAAAAATTATTAGAGATAAAAAAGGACTAAAGAAATTTAGTTCTTTTTTTATTTTTAAATTAATAATCTTTATTTTCTTTAATACTTTTTTATTAAAAAAATTTCATTAATTTATTTTTAAATTATTCAATAACTACTAATTTAGTAAAATATTTTGAATAAATTTTATTTTCAATTAATAATAAAAAAGGTACAATAAAAGTTGTACCTCTTATACATAGAAAATAATTAAAATTACTATTAATATAACAAACAGAGTAAAGATATAAAATTAAATATAGATTTTTTATTTATATTAATAATTAATCTTCTATTAAGCTATATAAATATTCGATTTCTTGTTTCCATATATTACTATCAATAGTTTCTAAAATGATAGGAATATTATCAAATCTTTTATCATTCATAAATCTAATAAAAAATTCTTTTCCCAATTTTCCTTTTCCAATGCTTTCATGTCTATCTTTTTTAGAACCTGTATCAAACATAGCATCATTAAGATGAATACCTTTTAAATATTTAAAGCCAATATGTTTTTCAAATTCTTTTATTGTTTTTTCATACCCGATTTTATCTTTTAGTTCATATCCTGAGGCTAAAGCATGACATGTATCAATACAAACTCCTATTCTTTTTTTATCTTTAATTTGTGATATAATCTTAGATAACTCTTCAAAATTACTAC from Fusobacterium perfoetens ATCC 29250 encodes:
- the tuf gene encoding elongation factor Tu, which produces MAKEKFDRSKPHVNIGTIGHVDHGKTTTTAAISKVLSDRGLAERVDFDKIDVAPEERERGITINTAHIEYTTEKRHYAHVDCPGHADYVKNMITGAAQMDGAILVVSAADGPMPQTREHILLSRQVGVPYIVVYLNKADMVDDEELLELVEMEVRELLTEYGFPGDEVPVIVGSSLGALNGEQKWVDQIMALMDAVDSYIPAPERTIDKPFLMPIEDVFTITGRGTVVTGRVERGIIKVGEEVEIIGIKPTAKTTVTGVEMFRKLLDQGEAGDNIGALLRGTKKEEVERGQVLAKPGTITPHTEFKGEIYVLTKEEGGRHTPFFTGYRPQFYFRTTDITGAVNLPEGVEMVMPGDNITVTVNLIHPIAMEPGLRFAIREGGRTVASGVVSEIIK